One genomic window of Cellulophaga sp. Hel_I_12 includes the following:
- the ahcY gene encoding adenosylhomocysteinase has protein sequence MSTKTIPYIPYKVKDISLANWGRKEINLAESEMPGLMALREEYGDDQPLKGARIAGCLHMTIQTAVLIETLVALGAEVTWSSCNIFSTQDQAAAAIADAGVAVYAWKGMNEQEFDWCIEQTLFFGEDRKPLNMILDDGGDLTNMVLDRYPELADGIKGLSEETTTGVHRLYERMKKGTLPMPAINVNDSVTKSKFDNKYGCRESAVDAIRRATDTMLAGKRVVVAGYGDVGKGTAASFKGAGSIVTVTEIDPICALQAAMDGFEVKKLENVIANADIVITTTGNKDIIRAAHFKAVKDKTIICNIGHFDNEIDMAWLNKNYGNTKDEIKPQVDKYTIDGKDIIILAEGRLVNLGCATGHPSFVMSNSFTNQTLAQIELWKYSEKYKNEVYMLPKHLDEKVAFLHLARLGVELTELSTDQAEYIGVTVKGPFKPEYYRY, from the coding sequence ATGAGCACTAAAACTATTCCCTATATACCGTACAAGGTAAAAGATATTTCTCTAGCAAATTGGGGGAGAAAAGAAATTAATTTAGCAGAATCAGAAATGCCAGGACTTATGGCCTTGCGGGAAGAGTATGGTGATGATCAGCCTTTAAAAGGGGCTCGGATCGCTGGATGTTTACATATGACCATACAAACTGCCGTGCTTATTGAAACCTTAGTGGCCTTAGGTGCTGAAGTTACTTGGAGTTCTTGTAATATATTTTCTACTCAAGACCAAGCCGCTGCTGCCATAGCAGACGCTGGAGTTGCTGTTTATGCTTGGAAAGGTATGAACGAACAAGAATTTGATTGGTGTATTGAACAAACCTTATTTTTTGGAGAAGATCGCAAACCTTTAAATATGATTTTAGATGATGGTGGCGATTTAACCAATATGGTCTTAGATCGCTATCCTGAATTAGCAGATGGTATTAAAGGACTTTCTGAGGAAACTACAACTGGTGTACATAGACTTTACGAGCGCATGAAAAAAGGCACTTTACCAATGCCCGCGATTAATGTGAATGACTCCGTAACCAAATCTAAATTTGATAATAAATACGGTTGTCGTGAGAGTGCCGTTGATGCTATTCGAAGAGCAACAGATACTATGCTTGCGGGTAAAAGAGTAGTTGTTGCCGGCTACGGTGATGTAGGTAAAGGAACTGCCGCTTCTTTTAAAGGAGCAGGCTCTATTGTTACCGTTACTGAAATTGACCCTATTTGTGCGCTACAAGCTGCCATGGATGGTTTTGAAGTAAAAAAACTAGAAAATGTAATTGCCAATGCCGATATTGTGATCACCACAACCGGAAATAAAGATATTATTCGTGCAGCACATTTTAAAGCGGTAAAAGACAAAACAATCATTTGCAATATAGGCCATTTTGATAACGAGATTGATATGGCTTGGTTGAACAAAAATTACGGGAATACCAAAGACGAAATTAAACCACAAGTAGATAAATATACTATTGACGGTAAAGATATTATTATTTTGGCAGAAGGTAGGTTAGTGAATTTAGGTTGTGCTACGGGCCACCCTAGTTTTGTGATGAGTAATTCATTTACCAATCAAACACTAGCTCAAATAGAACTCTGGAAATACAGTGAAAAGTATAAAAACGAAGTATATATGCTGCCAAAGCATTTAGATGAAAAAGTGGCTTTTTTACATCTTGCGCGCTTGGGTGTTGAATTAACAGAATTAAGTACGGATCAAGCAGAATATATAGGAGTTACGGTTAAAGGACCTTTTAAACCTGAATATTACAGGTATTAA